The genomic region AGCATACTTTGTATGCATCTTTTTTGATTTGTTATATATTAATGAAAAATCTTTTGTTTTCTTAATTTTATTAATAGACATATTTCTCTTCTTTGATTTAAAATAAGTGAGAGCTTATAAATTTACGTCTAAAAAAATTTAGAGCGTTTTTCTTTTAAAAAGCTCTCTAGTTTAGATATTAATGCTTTTAAAAACCCAGTGTTGAATTTAACACCGGGTTATGCTGATAATTTAGCTCTTCCTTTAGCTCTTCTTCTTTTTAAAACATTTCTTCCGCTTTTATTTTGCATTCTTTTTCTAAATCCATGATCTTTTTTTCTTTTTCTTTTATTTGGTTGATATGTTCTTTTAGTCATCCTTTTTCCTTTCTATTATATTTTAAAAAAATTATTGTCTTTTATAGACATTATATACAATATTCAAAAAAAAGTCAAGTTTAATGCTTTGTGTCATAAAGTATGATAAAACTCTCTTAATATCTAACTGTAAAGCTAACAAAAAAAACTACTTGTAAATTTTATACTAAAGTTTAGCTTATTAAAAGATTTTTAGAGTTTTTGTTAATTATTTTTATCCACACTCCTATAATATTTAATATTATATATATTATTAAATATAT from Leptotrichia hongkongensis harbors:
- the rpmH gene encoding 50S ribosomal protein L34; translated protein: MTKRTYQPNKRKRKKDHGFRKRMQNKSGRNVLKRRRAKGRAKLSA